In Zea mays cultivar B73 chromosome 7, Zm-B73-REFERENCE-NAM-5.0, whole genome shotgun sequence, the following proteins share a genomic window:
- the LOC109941255 gene encoding calcium-transporting ATPase 5, plasma membrane-type-like yields the protein MDTLGALALATEPPTDNLMKRNPVGRREPLVTNIMWRNLFVQALYQVAILLIFDFDGVRILRLQNESRSNAEKVTNTFIFNTFVFCQWSICSSII from the exons ATGGACACACTTGGAGCTCTTGCATTAGCAACCGAGCCTCCAACAGACAACCTTATGAAGAGAAATCCTGTTGGTCGAAG GGAACCTCTTGTTACAAATATCATGTGGAGAAACTTGTTTGTTCAG GCCCTTTACCAAGTAGCAATTCTTCTGATTTTCGATTTTGATGGAGTAAGGATTCTGCGTCTGCAGAATGAAAGCCGATCTAATGCTGAGAAGGTAACAAATACTTTCATCTTCAACACATTTGTATTTTGCCAGTGGAGTATTTGTTCTTCAATAATTTAA
- the LOC103633521 gene encoding protein argonaute 18 — protein sequence MALSVHKVTVKSSSMGWKTLSSTIIITISEIQMAPHTRLREFLNLQNIFRELLLAFVERSKQRPKQLIFYRDGVSEGQFKQVLEQEIHEIEKAWTALYNEKPKITFVVVQKRHHTRLFPSKPKDRQYADKSGNIRAGTVVDNNICHPTEFDFFLCGHAGAKGTSRPTHYHVLRDDNKFTADAYGLNASSFLCVAILGTYLEAACSN from the exons ATGGCATTATCCGTGCACAAGGTCACCGTCAAGAGCTCATCGATGggctggaaaacattgtcaagtaCGATCATCATCACCATCTCTGAAATTCAAATGGCACCCCATACCCGATTGAGAGAGTTCCTTAATTTGCAAAATATTTTTAGGGAACTCCTACTTGCATTCGTGGAACGGTCTAAGCAGAGACCCAAGCAGCTGATCTTCTACAG GGATGGCGTAAGTGAGGGCCAATTCAAACAAGTGCTGGAGCAAGAAATCCATGAGATAGAGAAG GCATGGACAGCTCTTTACAATGAGAAGCCAAAGATCACCTTCGTAGTGGTGCAGAAGAGGCACCACACAAGGCTCTTCCCCAGCAAACCAAAGGATCGCCAATACGCGGACAAGAGTGGGAATATTCGAGCTG GCACCGTAGTTGATAATAATATCTGCCACCCAACAGAATTTGATTTCTTCCTGTGCGGCCATGCTGGGGCCAAG GGAACAAGCCGTCCTACGCATTACCATGTGCTACGAGATGACAACAAGTTCACCGCAGATGCTTACGGGCTGAATGCATCTTCTTTTCTATGCGTTGCAATTCTGGGTACTTATCTGGAAGCagcttgctccaattga